A genomic region of Blattabacterium cuenoti contains the following coding sequences:
- the rplK gene encoding 50S ribosomal protein L11 produces the protein MIKIRKKAIKKIKIQNINGGKASPAPPIGPILGSSGVNIMEFCKQYNSLTQNKIGEKCPVVITVYEDKSFSFLIKRPPVSIQLLSAIKKEKGSKESNRSKIGRISLNEIKIIAKNKMEDFNCFSIESAISMISGTARSMGIEIDS, from the coding sequence ATGATCAAAATAAGAAAAAAAGCGATAAAAAAAATTAAAATACAGAATATTAATGGAGGAAAAGCGAGTCCAGCCCCTCCTATAGGTCCTATTTTGGGGAGTTCTGGAGTTAATATTATGGAATTTTGTAAACAATATAATTCTCTTACTCAAAATAAAATAGGAGAAAAATGTCCCGTCGTAATAACTGTGTATGAAGATAAATCATTTTCTTTTTTGATCAAAAGACCTCCAGTTTCTATTCAGTTGTTGAGTGCAATAAAAAAAGAAAAAGGATCTAAAGAATCTAATCGTTCGAAAATAGGAAGAATAAGTTTAAATGAAATCAAAATAATAGCGAAAAATAAAATGGAAGATTTTAATTGTTTTTCGATTGAGTCTGCTATATCCATGATTTCCGGTACGGCTAGATCTATGGGAATAGAAATTGATAGTTAG
- the rplL gene encoding 50S ribosomal protein L7/L12 — protein MIEKLAEQLVNLTVKQVNELATLLKKEYGIEPHISDKVENTHSSQKEKTYEKEEKSIFNIILKSSGNSKLSVVKLVKEITGKGLKEAKDLVDNIPSIIKESVNKKEAEDLKNKFEEIGAEVELK, from the coding sequence ATGATAGAAAAGCTAGCAGAACAATTAGTGAATCTAACCGTAAAACAAGTTAATGAATTAGCTACTCTTTTAAAAAAAGAATATGGAATAGAACCGCATATTTCAGATAAAGTGGAAAATACTCATTCATCTCAAAAAGAAAAAACCTATGAGAAAGAGGAAAAAAGTATTTTTAACATAATTTTAAAATCATCAGGAAATTCTAAATTATCTGTAGTAAAATTAGTTAAAGAAATTACTGGAAAGGGGCTGAAGGAAGCTAAAGATTTAGTAGACAACATACCCAGTATTATTAAAGAATCTGTAAATAAAAAAGAAGCAGAAGATTTAAAAAATAAATTTGAAGAAATAGGTGCTGAAGTGGAATTAAAATAG
- the rplJ gene encoding 50S ribosomal protein L10 gives MNKKNKKKELLELISILSNNETLYLIDISDLNSSQISILRKNFYEHSIRMRVVKNTLLKKAIIKNKKFNSFFPILNGNTTLLFSNLNVANVTSKIIKNFHTQEKTDKPCLKGAYAQKSFYFGGNKDLNVLLRIKSKEDIIAEILNILQFSIKNIFSSFLYSTKYKVCEILKSLSYQKKMKK, from the coding sequence ATGAATAAAAAAAATAAAAAAAAAGAACTATTGGAATTAATTTCTATATTATCTAATAATGAAACATTATATTTGATTGATATATCCGATTTAAATTCTAGTCAAATATCTATTCTTAGAAAGAATTTTTATGAACATAGTATTAGAATGAGAGTGGTTAAAAATACGTTGTTGAAAAAAGCTATAATAAAAAATAAAAAATTCAATTCTTTTTTTCCGATTTTAAATGGAAATACAACACTATTATTTTCAAATTTGAATGTTGCAAATGTTACTTCAAAAATTATAAAAAATTTTCATACTCAAGAGAAAACTGATAAACCTTGCTTAAAAGGAGCTTATGCTCAAAAATCTTTTTATTTTGGTGGGAACAAAGATTTAAATGTATTGCTCCGTATAAAATCTAAGGAAGATATCATTGCGGAAATTTTAAATATACTTCAATTTTCAATAAAGAATATTTTTTCATCTTTTTTATATTCAACCAAATATAAAGTATGTGAAATTTTAAAATCCTTATCTTATCAAAAAAAGATGAAAAAATGA
- a CDS encoding TraR/DksA family transcriptional regulator has product MKGLVKQRYSMEERKEFRKLILDKLKKAKKDLLIFKESFYNDKNNGTDDTYPTFKAFEEGSETLSKEQNAKIVEHLQMFIRSLNAALIRVGNKDYGICRITKKLIPKERLMAVPHTTFSIEGKRLVEKNK; this is encoded by the coding sequence ATGAAAGGACTAGTGAAACAAAGATATTCTATGGAAGAAAGAAAAGAGTTTCGTAAACTTATACTTGATAAATTGAAAAAAGCAAAAAAGGATTTATTAATTTTTAAGGAATCATTTTATAATGATAAAAACAATGGAACAGATGATACTTATCCTACTTTTAAAGCTTTTGAGGAAGGATCAGAAACCTTAAGTAAGGAACAAAACGCTAAAATTGTGGAACATTTACAAATGTTTATAAGAAGTTTAAATGCGGCTTTGATTAGAGTGGGAAATAAAGATTATGGAATTTGTCGTATTACTAAAAAATTAATTCCTAAAGAACGTCTTATGGCAGTTCCTCATACTACTTTTAGTATTGAAGGGAAAAGATTGGTAGAAAAAAATAAATAA
- the nusG gene encoding transcription termination/antitermination protein NusG, protein MSDLERKWYVIKTMSGQENKVKSYIENEVRDNGFQEYIGKVLVPIEKVIQMRKGKKIHREKVHYPGYVMVEANLEGEAAHAIKNVPGVITFLSEGKGASAIPIPMRTEEVNKMLGKIDQLSESYENISIPFLVGETIKVIDGPFTGFNGTIEKINEEKRKLELAVLIFGRKTPLELNFTQIEKI, encoded by the coding sequence ATGAGTGATTTAGAAAGAAAATGGTATGTAATAAAAACCATGAGTGGACAAGAAAATAAAGTGAAATCATATATTGAGAATGAAGTTAGAGATAATGGATTTCAAGAATATATAGGAAAAGTATTAGTCCCTATTGAAAAAGTTATACAAATGAGAAAAGGGAAAAAAATTCATAGAGAAAAAGTTCATTATCCTGGATATGTTATGGTAGAAGCAAATTTAGAAGGAGAAGCTGCACATGCGATAAAAAACGTTCCAGGAGTTATAACTTTTTTAAGTGAAGGAAAAGGAGCTTCCGCCATTCCTATCCCTATGAGAACAGAAGAAGTAAATAAAATGTTAGGAAAAATAGATCAACTTTCTGAAAGTTATGAAAATATTAGTATTCCTTTTTTAGTAGGAGAAACAATTAAAGTTATAGACGGTCCTTTTACAGGATTTAATGGAACGATTGAAAAAATAAATGAAGAAAAAAGAAAATTAGAATTAGCCGTTTTAATTTTTGGAAGAAAAACTCCATTAGAATTAAATTTTACACAGATAGAAAAAATCTAA
- the tuf gene encoding elongation factor Tu: protein MAKEKFKRDKPHVNIGTTGHVDHGKTTLTAAITKVLSEIGLAEEKSFDAIDNAPEEKERGITINTSHVEYETEKRHYAHVDCPGHADYVKNMITGAAQMDGAILVVAATDGPMPQTREHILLSRQVGVPKIVVFMNKVDQVDDPELLELVEIEIRELLSKYEYDGENIPIIQGSALGALNGEKKWVEKIKNLMEVLDTYIPEPIREMDKPFLMPVEDVFTITGRGTVATGRIESGMINTGDLVDIIGMGENKLSSTVTGVEMFRKILDKGQAGDNVGLLLRGIEKKDIKRGMVVGEPGSVKPHKKFKAEVYILTKEEGGRHTPFHNKYRPQFYLRTTDVTGEIHLLDGIEMVMPGDNVSMEVDLHQPIALSENLRFAIREGGKTVGAGQVIHIMD, encoded by the coding sequence ATGGCAAAAGAAAAATTTAAACGAGACAAACCACATGTAAATATAGGAACCACAGGTCATGTAGACCATGGGAAAACAACTTTAACTGCTGCAATTACAAAAGTATTATCAGAAATTGGGTTAGCAGAAGAAAAAAGTTTTGATGCAATAGATAATGCTCCTGAAGAAAAGGAAAGAGGAATTACTATTAATACATCTCATGTAGAATATGAAACAGAAAAAAGACATTATGCACATGTTGATTGCCCTGGACATGCAGATTATGTTAAAAACATGATTACAGGGGCAGCTCAAATGGATGGAGCTATTCTAGTTGTAGCTGCTACAGATGGACCAATGCCTCAAACTAGAGAACATATCTTATTATCACGTCAAGTAGGAGTTCCAAAAATTGTTGTATTTATGAATAAAGTAGATCAAGTGGATGATCCAGAATTATTAGAGTTAGTAGAAATAGAAATTAGAGAATTACTTTCGAAATATGAGTATGATGGAGAAAATATCCCTATCATACAGGGATCCGCATTAGGAGCTTTAAATGGAGAAAAGAAATGGGTAGAAAAAATAAAAAATTTAATGGAAGTATTAGATACTTATATTCCTGAACCTATTCGTGAAATGGATAAACCCTTTTTGATGCCTGTAGAGGATGTTTTTACTATAACAGGAAGAGGAACAGTAGCCACAGGTCGTATTGAGAGTGGAATGATTAATACAGGAGATTTAGTTGATATAATTGGAATGGGAGAAAACAAATTATCATCTACAGTAACAGGAGTTGAAATGTTTAGAAAAATTTTAGATAAAGGTCAAGCAGGAGATAATGTAGGTTTATTGTTACGTGGAATAGAAAAAAAAGATATTAAAAGAGGAATGGTAGTTGGGGAACCAGGATCGGTGAAACCTCATAAAAAATTTAAGGCAGAAGTATATATTCTTACAAAAGAAGAGGGAGGAAGACATACTCCTTTTCATAATAAATATCGTCCTCAGTTTTATTTAAGAACAACAGATGTTACAGGAGAAATTCACTTATTAGATGGAATAGAAATGGTAATGCCTGGAGATAATGTTTCTATGGAGGTTGATCTGCATCAACCTATAGCATTAAGTGAGAATTTACGTTTTGCTATTCGTGAAGGGGGAAAAACGGTAGGAGCGGGACAAGTTATTCATATAATGGATTAA
- the secE gene encoding preprotein translocase subunit SecE: MKTNNFLLEIYNEFFYCITWPKWEDLQSTTMIVFFFSIFLSIFLYGVDGFFIFVIKKLFSL; the protein is encoded by the coding sequence ATGAAAACAAATAATTTTTTATTAGAAATTTATAACGAATTTTTTTATTGTATTACATGGCCTAAATGGGAGGATTTACAATCAACAACAATGATTGTGTTTTTTTTTTCCATATTTCTATCCATATTTTTATATGGGGTGGATGGTTTTTTCATTTTTGTGATTAAAAAATTATTTTCTTTATAA
- a CDS encoding lipoprotein signal peptidase produces MKKFILMILSILSIDQILKIYIKTHFELGGGVYILSFFRIFFVENPGMAYGVNFWTGYHGKILLSIFRFFFVFFISIFLYKNIKKGNSKYLTIPISLILSGAMGNFLDSALYGLLFDTGTIYSQEAKKWIPYFGISKINSSFFEKKNAGGYASFLEGCVVDMFYFPIIDTNFPDWLPFIGGYNFQFFKPIFNLSDVVIFIGVFSLFIFHRKIKNVKVL; encoded by the coding sequence TTGAAAAAATTTATTTTAATGATTTTATCTATTTTATCAATAGATCAAATTTTAAAAATTTATATTAAAACTCATTTTGAATTAGGAGGCGGAGTTTACATCCTTTCTTTTTTTCGTATTTTTTTTGTAGAAAATCCAGGTATGGCTTATGGGGTAAATTTTTGGACAGGATATCATGGAAAAATACTGTTAAGCATTTTTCGGTTTTTTTTTGTTTTTTTTATTTCTATTTTTCTTTACAAGAATATAAAAAAAGGGAATTCTAAATATTTGACTATTCCTATTAGTTTAATTTTATCTGGAGCTATGGGAAATTTTTTGGATAGCGCTTTATATGGATTATTATTCGATACAGGAACAATTTATAGCCAAGAAGCAAAAAAATGGATTCCTTATTTTGGAATATCTAAAATAAATTCTTCTTTTTTTGAAAAAAAAAATGCAGGAGGATATGCTTCCTTTCTGGAAGGATGTGTTGTAGATATGTTTTATTTTCCTATAATAGATACTAATTTTCCTGATTGGCTCCCATTTATTGGAGGTTATAATTTTCAATTTTTTAAACCCATTTTTAATTTATCCGATGTTGTGATATTCATTGGAGTGTTTTCATTATTTATATTTCACCGTAAAATTAAAAATGTAAAAGTTTTATAA
- the rplA gene encoding 50S ribosomal protein L1, translating into MSKKLTKNKKKVIEKISKKKYSLEKAILLIKEINFVKFDASVDISVHLGIDIRFPNQMVRGTVSLPHGTGKNICILALVPKDKESESKKAGADYVGLNYIEKIKSGWTKIDVIVATPSVMNQLGSIGKILGPKGLMPNPKMETVSVNPEKSIKEIKSGKIAFKADRYGIIHASVGRVSFSHQYLLDNIVEFMKIIIRNKPSASKGSYIKSIYLSSTMSYGLPLDFKSFVNK; encoded by the coding sequence ATGTCAAAAAAATTAACTAAAAATAAAAAAAAAGTTATAGAAAAAATTTCGAAAAAAAAGTATTCTTTAGAAAAAGCAATACTTCTTATAAAAGAAATTAATTTTGTAAAATTTGATGCATCTGTTGATATTTCTGTTCATCTTGGTATAGATATCCGTTTTCCTAATCAAATGGTAAGAGGAACGGTTTCATTACCTCATGGGACAGGTAAAAATATTTGCATATTAGCTTTAGTTCCTAAAGATAAAGAATCAGAATCCAAAAAAGCAGGGGCTGATTATGTTGGATTAAATTATATTGAAAAAATTAAATCTGGATGGACAAAGATTGATGTTATTGTTGCCACTCCTTCTGTTATGAATCAATTAGGAAGTATAGGAAAGATATTAGGTCCTAAGGGATTAATGCCCAATCCTAAAATGGAAACCGTTTCTGTAAATCCAGAAAAATCTATTAAAGAAATTAAATCTGGAAAAATTGCTTTTAAAGCAGATCGTTATGGAATTATTCATGCTTCAGTAGGAAGAGTTTCATTTTCACATCAATATTTATTAGATAATATCGTAGAATTTATGAAAATAATTATTCGTAACAAACCGTCTGCATCTAAAGGTTCCTATATAAAAAGTATTTATTTATCTAGTACCATGAGTTATGGTCTTCCATTAGATTTTAAAAGTTTCGTGAACAAATGA
- the rpoB gene encoding DNA-directed RNA polymerase subunit beta translates to MVNTEKKRITFASVAKQVEYPDFLDIQIKSFKEFFQLDAKPEDRKNEGLFKAFAENFPISDARNSFVLEFKGYSIDSPRYSIEECIERGLTYSVPLKAKLKLYCTDPEHEDFETVYQDVYLGTCPYMTPSGSFIFNGSERVIVSQLHRSPGVFFGQSHHANGTKLYSARIIPFKGSWIEFATDINNVMYAYIDRKKKLPMTTLLRAIGYERDKDILEIFDLAEEIEIKGNEKNIINRILAARVLKIWHEDFVDEDTGEVLSIEQNEILLERNILLKEEHINLLIHNEIKTILLHKEGERKKDYSIIYNTLHKDPTNSEKEAVEYIYRQLRNTEPPDEETARGVIDKLFFSDTRYSLGPVGRYRLNKRLGLNINPDYLVLTKKDIIAIVEHLNALFNSKREVDDIDHLSNRRVRTVGEQLYAQFSIGLARMARTIRERMNVRDNEVFMPVDLINAKTLSSVINTFFGTNQLSQFMDQTNPLSEITHKRRLSALGPGGLSRERAGFEVRDVNYSHYGRLCPIETPEGPNIGLISSLSVFAKINNMGFVETPYRIVSNQRVDLKLKVKYLSAEEEEGKIIAQANAIDRYGNFLYDRIIAREDGDFPIVNPNQVNYIDVAPNQIASISASLIPFLEHDDANRALMGSNMMRQAVPLLKPDAPIIGTGLEEQVARDSRILMNAKKDGFVEYVDAKKIIIRYDKTDKEDLVNFDSKVQVYDLIKFRKTNQNTCITLKPIVRKGMKVIKGQILCEGYATENGELALGKNLKAAFIPCNGYNFEDAVLISEKVVSEDWFTSIHIDEYSLDVRDTKLGMEELTNDIPNVSEEATKDLDENGIIRVGAEVKPGDILIGKITPKGESDPTPEEKLLRAIFGDKAGNVKDASLRAEPSLFGVVIDTKLFTRSIKDKISRTQDKMKIVRLEKEYEKKLFFLKNLLIKKLQSILDGKLCHNSVFNEKKQEIIKKGIKFTMKILNNINKQDYIEIYSSDWTNDIKINNLVSEILHNYKIAVNDLNSIFKHKKFSITVGDELPSGIIKMAKVYIAKKRKLKVGDKMAGRHGNKGVVARILREEDMPFLEDGSPVDIVLNPLGVPSRMNIGQIYETVLGWAGHKLNMKFSTPIFDGATIEEICKYTDKAKIPRFGTTYLFDGGTGEKFDQPATVGVIYMLKLGHMVDDKMHARSIGPYSLITQQPLGGKAQFGGQRFGEMEVWALEAFGASNILREILTVKSDDVAGRAKTYESIVKGESMPEPNNPESFNVLCYELKGLGLDIRLEE, encoded by the coding sequence TTGGTGAATACAGAAAAAAAAAGAATCACTTTTGCCTCAGTAGCAAAACAAGTAGAATATCCTGATTTTTTGGATATTCAAATTAAATCATTTAAAGAATTTTTTCAATTAGATGCAAAGCCAGAAGATAGAAAAAATGAAGGATTATTCAAAGCTTTTGCAGAAAATTTTCCGATTTCTGATGCTCGAAATTCTTTTGTTTTAGAATTTAAAGGTTATTCCATAGATTCTCCTAGATATTCAATAGAAGAGTGCATAGAAAGAGGGTTAACTTATAGTGTTCCTTTAAAAGCAAAATTAAAATTATATTGTACTGATCCTGAACATGAAGACTTTGAAACTGTGTATCAAGATGTTTATTTAGGAACATGTCCTTATATGACTCCATCCGGATCTTTTATTTTTAATGGATCTGAAAGAGTAATTGTTTCTCAATTACATCGTTCTCCCGGTGTTTTTTTTGGTCAATCCCATCATGCTAATGGAACCAAACTTTATTCCGCTAGAATTATTCCATTTAAAGGGTCATGGATAGAGTTCGCAACAGATATTAATAATGTAATGTATGCATATATTGATAGAAAGAAAAAGTTACCTATGACAACTTTATTACGTGCGATAGGATATGAAAGAGATAAAGATATATTGGAAATATTTGATTTAGCTGAGGAGATAGAAATAAAAGGGAACGAAAAAAATATTATAAATAGAATTTTAGCGGCTAGAGTATTGAAAATTTGGCATGAGGATTTTGTTGACGAAGATACAGGGGAAGTTTTATCTATAGAACAAAATGAGATTCTTCTAGAAAGAAATATTCTTTTGAAAGAAGAACATATTAATCTTTTGATTCATAATGAAATAAAAACTATTTTATTACATAAAGAAGGAGAAAGAAAAAAAGATTATTCTATAATTTATAATACTTTACATAAAGACCCAACTAATTCTGAAAAAGAAGCAGTAGAATATATTTACAGACAATTAAGAAATACTGAACCTCCTGATGAAGAAACTGCTAGAGGAGTTATAGATAAACTTTTTTTTTCTGATACTCGATACAGTTTAGGGCCTGTGGGAAGATATCGTTTGAATAAACGTCTTGGTCTAAATATAAATCCTGATTATTTAGTTTTAACTAAAAAAGATATTATTGCAATAGTAGAACACTTGAATGCTTTATTTAATTCTAAAAGAGAAGTAGATGATATTGATCATTTATCTAATAGACGAGTAAGAACAGTTGGAGAACAACTTTATGCTCAATTCAGTATTGGATTAGCTAGAATGGCTAGAACTATAAGAGAAAGAATGAATGTTCGTGATAATGAAGTTTTCATGCCAGTAGATCTTATTAATGCTAAAACTTTATCATCCGTAATAAACACTTTTTTTGGAACAAATCAATTATCTCAATTTATGGATCAAACGAATCCTTTATCTGAGATCACTCATAAAAGAAGACTTTCAGCATTAGGTCCTGGAGGATTATCTAGAGAAAGAGCAGGTTTTGAAGTAAGAGATGTAAATTATTCTCATTATGGAAGATTATGTCCTATAGAAACTCCGGAAGGACCTAATATAGGATTAATATCTTCTCTTTCTGTATTCGCCAAAATTAATAATATGGGATTTGTTGAAACTCCTTATCGAATTGTATCTAATCAAAGAGTAGATTTAAAATTGAAAGTAAAATATTTAAGTGCGGAAGAAGAAGAAGGAAAAATTATAGCACAAGCTAATGCTATTGATAGATATGGAAATTTTTTATATGATAGAATTATAGCTCGTGAAGATGGAGATTTTCCTATAGTGAATCCTAATCAAGTAAATTATATAGATGTAGCTCCGAATCAAATTGCTTCTATATCTGCATCTCTCATCCCTTTTTTAGAACATGATGATGCAAATAGAGCTTTAATGGGATCTAACATGATGCGTCAAGCAGTTCCATTGTTAAAGCCTGATGCCCCCATAATAGGAACTGGATTAGAGGAACAAGTAGCTAGAGATTCTCGTATATTGATGAATGCAAAAAAGGATGGATTTGTAGAATATGTTGATGCAAAAAAAATAATTATTCGTTATGATAAAACAGATAAAGAAGATTTAGTGAATTTTGATTCTAAAGTTCAGGTTTATGATTTGATAAAATTTAGAAAAACAAATCAAAATACATGTATTACTTTAAAACCTATTGTAAGAAAAGGGATGAAAGTGATTAAAGGACAAATTTTATGTGAAGGTTATGCTACAGAAAATGGAGAATTAGCTTTAGGAAAAAATTTAAAAGCGGCTTTTATTCCGTGTAACGGTTATAATTTTGAAGATGCTGTTTTAATTTCTGAAAAAGTTGTAAGTGAAGATTGGTTTACTTCTATACATATAGATGAATATTCTTTAGATGTTCGTGATACAAAATTAGGGATGGAAGAATTAACTAATGACATTCCTAATGTTAGTGAAGAAGCTACCAAAGATTTAGATGAAAATGGAATTATAAGAGTTGGAGCAGAAGTAAAACCTGGTGATATTCTTATTGGCAAAATAACTCCCAAAGGAGAATCTGACCCAACACCAGAAGAAAAATTATTAAGAGCTATTTTTGGAGATAAAGCAGGAAATGTAAAAGATGCTTCTTTAAGGGCTGAACCCTCATTATTTGGAGTTGTTATAGATACAAAACTTTTTACTAGAAGTATAAAAGATAAAATATCTAGAACTCAGGATAAAATGAAAATAGTACGTTTAGAAAAAGAATATGAGAAAAAATTATTTTTTTTAAAAAACTTATTGATTAAAAAATTGCAATCTATTTTAGATGGAAAATTATGTCATAATTCTGTTTTTAATGAAAAAAAACAAGAAATTATAAAAAAAGGGATAAAATTCACTATGAAAATACTTAATAATATAAATAAACAGGATTATATAGAAATTTATTCTTCGGATTGGACTAATGATATTAAAATTAATAATTTAGTATCAGAAATTTTACATAATTATAAAATAGCGGTAAATGATTTAAATAGTATTTTTAAACATAAAAAATTTTCTATTACTGTTGGAGATGAATTACCTTCAGGAATTATAAAAATGGCGAAAGTATATATTGCTAAGAAAAGAAAATTAAAAGTAGGAGATAAAATGGCAGGAAGACATGGAAATAAAGGAGTAGTTGCTAGAATCTTAAGAGAAGAAGACATGCCTTTTTTAGAAGATGGAAGTCCTGTAGACATTGTTCTAAATCCTTTAGGAGTCCCCTCCAGAATGAATATAGGACAAATATATGAAACTGTATTGGGATGGGCCGGACATAAATTAAATATGAAATTTTCAACGCCTATATTTGATGGAGCAACTATAGAAGAAATTTGCAAATATACAGATAAAGCAAAAATTCCTCGTTTTGGGACCACTTATTTATTTGATGGAGGAACAGGAGAAAAGTTTGATCAACCTGCTACTGTAGGAGTAATATATATGTTAAAGTTAGGTCATATGGTAGATGATAAAATGCATGCACGTTCAATAGGCCCTTATTCTTTAATAACCCAACAACCTTTAGGAGGGAAAGCTCAATTTGGAGGTCAACGTTTTGGAGAAATGGAAGTTTGGGCTTTAGAAGCTTTTGGAGCTTCTAATATTTTACGTGAAATTTTAACTGTAAAATCAGATGATGTTGCTGGAAGAGCTAAAACTTATGAATCTATAGTAAAAGGAGAATCAATGCCTGAACCTAACAATCCAGAATCTTTTAATGTACTTTGTTACGAATTAAAAGGATTGGGATTAGATATACGTTTAGAAGAATGA